Proteins encoded within one genomic window of Episyrphus balteatus chromosome 1, idEpiBalt1.1, whole genome shotgun sequence:
- the LOC129905965 gene encoding uncharacterized protein LOC129905965, producing MQVQVDQVGRSIFPQSDSFIRNYCQKWIQIKECFRPHNIIPVPQDPPPAPMTEPPEPINTEVETFPTDPPTTPCSCAQRNIEQSRPQAPIVFFDKNYIGNVSSDTIMNTIEFLQSFLPPPTKKPKRRNKIRDRI from the exons atgCAAGTTCAAGTGGACCAAGTTGGACGGTCAATTTTTCCACAAAGTGACAGTTTCATACGAAATTACTGCCAGAAGTGGATACAAATTAAAGAATGCTTTCGTCCTCATAATATAATTCCAG TTCCTCAAGATCCTCCACCAGCACCAATGACAGAACCACCTGAACCCATTAATACCGAAGTGGAGACATTTCCAACTGATCCTCCAACAACACCTTGTTCATGTGCCCAACGAAATATTGAACAATCTAGACCTCAAGCTCCTATAGTGTTCTTTGACAAAAACTACATTGGAAATGTTAGTTCGGATACAATTATGAATACAATTGAATTTTTGCAAAGTTTCCTTCCTCCACCAACTAAAAAACCTAAAAGAAGGAACAAAATTCGTGATcgtatttaa